CGCCGAGCGCCACCCGGCCTACCTGCTCCGCCGGGAGCGAGGGGGCGATGTGATCGTCGAGCGGGTCGGCTCCACCGCCTTCCCGCGCCGCCGCATGGCCGGGCGGCTGGCTAACTACCTCACCTACCTGGCGCTGGCGGTGCCTCGGGCCCTCGCCCTGCCGGCCGACCTCCTCCTGGCCATGACCGACCCGCCGGTGGCCGGCATCGCCGGGGCGCTGGCGGCGGCGGTGCGCCGGCGACGCTTCGTCTACAACGTCCGCGACCTCTACCCCGACATGGCGGTGGCCGGTGGCCTGCTGCGCCCGGGACCGTGGACGGCGGCGTGGGACCGGTGGCACCGCTGGGCTCTGCGCCGCGCGCACCGGGTAATCGTGCTGGGCGACGACATGCGCGACCGGCTGGTGGCGAAAGGTGTCGCTCCCGAGCGCATCGCTGTCGTGCGCGACGGCGGCCCGCCACCGACCGTCATGGCGGCCGACCACCCGGTCGTGCGGGCGGTGCGGGGGCCGTACCCGTTTGTCGTGCTGCACGCCGGCAACCTGGGATTTGCCGGGGCCTGGCAGACGCTCACCCGGGCCGCGGCCCTGCTGGATGGGGCGGGAGCCGGGCTCGTCTTCGTGGGCGACGGCGCGGCCGCCCCCACCATCGACCGCGCGGCCGAGGCACTGCCGCAGGTGCGCCGTCTGCCGTACCGCCCGGCGGACGAGGTGCCCTACGTGCTCGCTGCAGCCGACCTCCACGTCGTCACCGTGCGGCGGGGCCTGGAAGGGGTCGTGGTGCCCAGCAAACTCTACGCCGTCCTGGCGGCCGGGCGGCCCGTGCTGGCCGTGGCTCCGGAGGCCAGCGACGTCGCCCGCATCGTGCGGCGGTACGGGTGCGGTTTTGTCGCCGACCCGGACGACCCGGTTGCGGTGGCGGCCGCGGTGCGACAGGCCATGGCGTCACCGGACTTGCTGGAGACCATGGGGCGCCGGGCACTGGCCGCGGCGGCGGACTTCGAGCGTTCGAGACAGCTGGCACAGTTCGTGCGGGTGGTGGAGGAGGCGCTGGCCTGAGCGACGTCGAGGCAGGGCCAGCGTGGGAGGGAGCGATGACGGTGCGCGTGCTGGTCACGGGGGCCGGCGGGTTCATCGGGCACCACCTGGTGCGCTACCTGGTGGGCCGGGGCTGCTGGGTGCGCGGGGCGGACATCAAGGCCCCCGAGTTCGAGCCCACCGCGGCGCACGAGTTCTTGCGGGCCGACCTGCGTGACCCCGCCGCCTGCGCGGCCGCCGTGCGCGGGGTGGACGAGGTCTACCACCTGGCGGCGGATATGGGCGGCATCGGCTACATCACCGTCTACCACGCCCAGGTCGCCCGCAACTCGGCCCTCATCGACCTGTACATGCTCGACGCGGCGCGGGAGGCCCGCGTGCGCCGCTTCCTCTTCTCCTCATCGGCCTGCATCTACCCGCGCTACCGGCAGCAGAGCGCCGACGTTACCCCACTGCGCGAGGAGGAGGCCTGGCCGGCCGACCCCGAGCCCGGCTACGGCCTGGAAAAGCTCTTCGCTGAGGAGATGTGCCGGTACTACCGCGAGGACTACGGGTTGGAAACAAGGATCGTCCGCTTCCACAACGTCTACGGGCCGCTGGGGACCTACGAGGGCGGAAAGGAGAAGGCGCCCGCCGCCATCTGCCGCAAGGTGGCTCTCGCCCGTGACGGTGATGAGATCGAGGTCTGGGGAGACGGGCGGCAGACGCGGTCCTTCATGTACGTGGACGACTGCGTCGAGGGGATCTGGCGCCTCATGCGCTCTGATTACCCCGAGCCGCTCAACCTGGGGACCGACCGGCTGGTGACGGTGGACGAGCTGGTGGACATCGTCTGCCGCATCGCCGGCAAGCGGCTGCGCAAGCGCTACGACCCAACCAAGCCGCAGGGGGTGCGCGGGCGCAACAGCGACAACACCCGCCTGCGACAGGTGCTGGGCTGGGAGCCGCAGATCCCGCTGGAAGAGGGGTTGGCGCGGACCTACCGCTGGATCGAATCCGAGTTGCGCCGGGCGGGTCGGATCCCGGGCGAGGCGGGCGTCGTCCCCGCTGCGCCGCTGCACGGGGGTCCGGCGGCTGGCGGGGAGGTGTCCGGATGAGAGCCCTGATTACCGGCGGAGCGGGGTTCATCGG
This genomic interval from Armatimonadota bacterium contains the following:
- a CDS encoding glycosyltransferase family 4 protein; its protein translation is MARILLFNQYFPPDSAATAQMAALVAGTLAERHQVTVLAGRPSYDPAERHPAYLLRRERGGDVIVERVGSTAFPRRRMAGRLANYLTYLALAVPRALALPADLLLAMTDPPVAGIAGALAAAVRRRRFVYNVRDLYPDMAVAGGLLRPGPWTAAWDRWHRWALRRAHRVIVLGDDMRDRLVAKGVAPERIAVVRDGGPPPTVMAADHPVVRAVRGPYPFVVLHAGNLGFAGAWQTLTRAAALLDGAGAGLVFVGDGAAAPTIDRAAEALPQVRRLPYRPADEVPYVLAAADLHVVTVRRGLEGVVVPSKLYAVLAAGRPVLAVAPEASDVARIVRRYGCGFVADPDDPVAVAAAVRQAMASPDLLETMGRRALAAAADFERSRQLAQFVRVVEEALA
- a CDS encoding NAD-dependent epimerase/dehydratase family protein; its protein translation is MTVRVLVTGAGGFIGHHLVRYLVGRGCWVRGADIKAPEFEPTAAHEFLRADLRDPAACAAAVRGVDEVYHLAADMGGIGYITVYHAQVARNSALIDLYMLDAAREARVRRFLFSSSACIYPRYRQQSADVTPLREEEAWPADPEPGYGLEKLFAEEMCRYYREDYGLETRIVRFHNVYGPLGTYEGGKEKAPAAICRKVALARDGDEIEVWGDGRQTRSFMYVDDCVEGIWRLMRSDYPEPLNLGTDRLVTVDELVDIVCRIAGKRLRKRYDPTKPQGVRGRNSDNTRLRQVLGWEPQIPLEEGLARTYRWIESELRRAGRIPGEAGVVPAAPLHGGPAAGGEVSG